From a single Candidatus Cloacimonadota bacterium genomic region:
- a CDS encoding purine-nucleoside phosphorylase — MTYRETAQWLKNKFSDQPKAAIILGTGLSDMAESFEVISTIPYKEIPGFVQSTAPSHKGNLIFAKVNHTTVAFLQGRFHFYEGHSMKQVVFPTQVMSALGINNLIVTNAAGSLKKELSPGSIVQITDHINFMGTNPLIGINDESLGERFPSMNELYDPQFRKICDEIAAIHSIPVSKGVYLAVTGPSLETKAECAAFAQMGAHLVGMSTVPEVIAARHAGMRVLAYSIVTNYSNLFHSEAHSQEEIRHNAAVASNHLKKIISVFVDRI, encoded by the coding sequence ATGACATATAGAGAAACTGCACAATGGCTTAAGAACAAATTTTCTGATCAACCTAAAGCAGCCATTATACTTGGAACTGGATTGAGTGATATGGCAGAATCTTTCGAGGTTATTTCTACAATTCCCTACAAAGAGATTCCGGGTTTTGTTCAAAGCACCGCCCCATCACATAAAGGAAACCTAATTTTTGCAAAAGTTAATCATACTACCGTTGCATTCCTGCAAGGACGATTCCATTTCTATGAAGGTCATTCTATGAAACAGGTAGTATTCCCCACTCAAGTTATGTCTGCATTGGGTATAAATAACCTCATCGTGACCAATGCTGCGGGTAGTCTTAAAAAAGAACTGAGCCCAGGCTCTATAGTGCAGATTACTGATCACATAAACTTTATGGGAACAAATCCCTTAATCGGAATAAATGATGAATCATTAGGTGAACGTTTTCCTTCTATGAATGAACTCTACGATCCCCAGTTTCGCAAGATTTGCGATGAAATTGCCGCTATACATAGCATCCCAGTTTCTAAAGGTGTATATTTAGCGGTAACCGGACCAAGCTTGGAAACAAAAGCAGAATGCGCTGCTTTTGCCCAGATGGGCGCACATCTGGTTGGCATGTCTACAGTTCCTGAAGTTATAGCTGCACGTCATGCCGGAATGCGTGTATTAGCATATTCAATTGTGACTAATTATAGCAATTTATTCCATAGTGAAGCTCATTCTCAAGAAGAAATACGTCATAATGCTGCTGTAGCCTCAAATCATCTGAAAAAGATCATCAGCGTGTTTGTTGATCGTATCTGA